In one Nostoc sp. KVJ3 genomic region, the following are encoded:
- the typA gene encoding translational GTPase TypA has product MTLPIRNVAIIAHVDHGKTTLVDALLKQSGIFREGEDVPDCVMDSNALERERGITILSKNTAVRYKDTLINIVDTPGHADFGGEVERVLGMVDGCLLIVDANEGPMPQTRFVLKKALEKGLRPIVIINKIDRGQTDPHVAVDKVLDLFLELGADEDQCDFTYLFASGMAGFAKESLEAESVDMQPLFNAILQHVPPPVGDSNKPLQLQVTTLDYSEYLGRIVIGRIHNGTIRAGQQAALITEDGTIVKGKITKLMGFEGLKRIDMEEATAGYIVAVAGFADAYIGETITDPNEPQALPLIKVDEPTLQMAFWVNDSPFAGQEGKLVTSRQIRDRLFRELETNVALRVEETDSPDKFLVSGRGELHLGILIETMRREGFEFQVSQPQVIYREVNGQPCEPYELLVLDIPADAVGSCIERLGQRKGEMQDMQPGSGDRTQLEFVIPARGLIGFRGEFMRMTRGEGIMNHSFLDYRQLSGDIEARNKGVLISFEEGVSTFYAMRNAEDRGAFFITPGTKVYRGMIVGEHTRSQDLELNICKTKQLTNHRAAGGDELVQLQAPIDMSLERALEYIAADELVEVTPQSIRLRKMSKKLAKR; this is encoded by the coding sequence ATGACGCTCCCAATTCGCAACGTCGCAATTATCGCCCACGTTGACCACGGCAAAACCACGCTGGTTGACGCACTCCTCAAACAATCCGGCATTTTCCGCGAAGGCGAAGACGTTCCGGATTGCGTTATGGACTCCAACGCCCTAGAACGGGAACGGGGTATTACTATCCTGTCTAAAAATACAGCCGTTCGCTACAAAGATACGCTAATTAATATTGTTGATACTCCTGGACACGCTGACTTTGGCGGCGAAGTGGAACGCGTACTCGGCATGGTTGACGGATGTCTTCTAATTGTCGATGCCAATGAAGGCCCCATGCCCCAAACGCGCTTTGTCCTGAAAAAAGCTTTGGAAAAAGGGCTGCGCCCCATCGTTATCATCAACAAAATCGATCGTGGACAAACTGACCCCCACGTTGCTGTTGATAAAGTTTTGGATCTGTTCTTGGAATTAGGGGCAGATGAAGACCAGTGTGATTTTACCTATCTGTTTGCCTCCGGTATGGCAGGTTTCGCTAAAGAAAGCTTGGAAGCAGAATCGGTAGATATGCAACCCCTGTTTAACGCGATTCTGCAACACGTTCCACCACCAGTAGGCGACAGCAATAAGCCTCTGCAATTGCAAGTCACAACCCTAGATTATTCTGAATATCTGGGACGGATTGTGATTGGCAGAATTCACAACGGTACAATCCGAGCAGGACAACAAGCAGCTTTAATAACAGAAGATGGCACCATTGTCAAGGGTAAAATTACCAAGTTGATGGGCTTTGAAGGACTAAAGCGCATAGATATGGAAGAAGCAACCGCAGGTTATATTGTGGCGGTGGCTGGTTTCGCTGATGCTTATATTGGGGAAACCATTACTGATCCCAACGAACCGCAAGCTTTACCACTAATTAAAGTGGATGAACCAACCTTGCAAATGGCCTTCTGGGTGAACGATTCGCCCTTTGCTGGTCAAGAAGGTAAGTTGGTGACTTCCCGTCAAATACGCGATCGCCTATTCCGCGAACTTGAAACCAACGTCGCTTTACGGGTCGAAGAAACCGATTCTCCCGATAAATTCCTCGTTTCCGGTCGTGGGGAACTCCACCTCGGTATCTTAATTGAAACCATGCGTCGGGAAGGCTTCGAGTTTCAGGTATCTCAGCCACAGGTAATTTACCGCGAAGTCAATGGTCAACCTTGCGAACCTTACGAACTTTTGGTGTTAGATATTCCTGCTGATGCTGTGGGTAGCTGTATCGAACGCCTGGGACAACGGAAAGGCGAAATGCAAGATATGCAACCTGGTAGTGGCGATCGCACCCAGTTAGAGTTTGTCATTCCCGCCCGTGGTTTGATTGGTTTCCGGGGTGAATTCATGCGGATGACTCGTGGTGAAGGCATCATGAACCACAGCTTCTTAGATTACCGTCAACTAAGTGGGGACATTGAAGCCCGTAACAAAGGCGTTTTAATCTCCTTTGAAGAAGGCGTTTCTACCTTCTACGCCATGAGAAATGCCGAAGATAGAGGAGCATTCTTTATCACTCCCGGCACAAAGGTTTACAGAGGTATGATTGTGGGAGAACACACTCGTTCCCAAGATTTGGAACTAAATATCTGTAAGACCAAGCAATTAACCAATCACCGGGCGGCTGGTGGCGATGAATTGGTGCAACTGCAAGCACCGATAGACATGAGCCTAGAGCGTGCTTTGGAATACATCGCCGCCGATGAATTGGTGGAAGTTACACCCCAATCAATTCGTCTGCGGAAGATGTCGAAGAAGTTAGCAAAACGCTAA
- a CDS encoding Panacea domain-containing protein codes for MIDCLNVARYFIIRAYEDSIEAEMTNMKVQKLLYYSQSLHLAMYDEPLFEEEIQAWRYGPVCPPAYRFYSEFEAKQLPIPSQEFLLEIPEDKIQLLEEVWEYFGGYHAYQLSGMTHLEFPWKKARKGLLPEASSTKQILLEDLKALGYLKLDQIERDHPAYQFVMQEILKDACTSESSTRIRKGEVRDWLNSLLD; via the coding sequence ATGATTGATTGTCTAAATGTGGCTCGCTACTTCATCATCAGAGCTTACGAAGACAGTATAGAAGCAGAAATGACCAACATGAAGGTTCAAAAGCTTCTGTATTACTCGCAAAGCTTACATTTGGCGATGTATGATGAGCCATTGTTTGAAGAAGAAATACAAGCATGGCGCTATGGCCCTGTTTGTCCTCCGGCTTACAGATTTTACAGTGAATTTGAAGCTAAACAATTACCTATTCCTAGTCAAGAATTCCTGTTAGAGATCCCTGAGGATAAGATACAACTTCTAGAAGAAGTATGGGAATATTTTGGTGGCTACCATGCTTATCAACTTAGTGGTATGACACACTTGGAGTTTCCTTGGAAAAAGGCGCGTAAAGGTTTGCTACCTGAAGCTAGCTCAACTAAGCAAATTCTTCTTGAAGATTTGAAAGCATTGGGATATCTGAAACTAGACCAAATAGAGCGCGATCATCCGGCCTATCAATTTGTAATGCAGGAAATTTTAAAGGACGCTTGTACTTCGGAATCATCAACTCGTATTCGTAAAGGAGAAGTGCGTGACTGGCTCAACTCCCTTCTCGATTGA
- a CDS encoding hemerythrin domain-containing protein, with amino-acid sequence MVATLDDTKRNAIAVKLASLKALQHLVIENEQLLLLQGLDTEIADRIRNFLNDDEKNLGILETVIGQYGIQAEPKKTVTQFIEKARELFKGSELSLYEKVSQHELLKHQLVMSGLIVHKAAQKVGADVLLAIAPLNTINFENRAHQEQLKGILEIIGVRELTGQDADQGIWARVQDAMAAVSGVVGSAVTQNSDKKDLNIQDAIRLDHSKVNTLFTELLKSNDPQKIQEYFGQIYKDLTAHAEAEEEVVYPRVRAFYGQDNTQELYNEQAHAKQALEEIKAISPSSPQFKEKAKQLFDELGDHIRQEETTLFAAIRNNLSTEQSEQIATEFKAAKTRIQQKLGVVKEANV; translated from the coding sequence ATGGTAGCTACTTTAGATGATACGAAACGCAATGCTATTGCTGTAAAGTTGGCAAGTCTGAAAGCACTCCAACATTTGGTAATCGAAAATGAGCAATTGCTTTTGCTTCAAGGACTCGATACCGAAATTGCCGATCGCATCCGAAATTTTCTCAATGATGACGAAAAAAATCTTGGCATTCTAGAAACTGTAATTGGTCAGTATGGTATTCAGGCTGAACCGAAAAAAACTGTTACACAATTCATTGAAAAAGCTCGCGAGTTGTTCAAAGGTTCGGAGTTGAGTCTGTATGAAAAAGTATCTCAACATGAATTGCTAAAACATCAATTAGTAATGAGTGGCTTGATAGTGCATAAGGCTGCTCAAAAAGTTGGTGCTGACGTGTTGCTAGCGATCGCACCTTTGAATACCATTAACTTTGAAAACCGCGCTCACCAAGAGCAACTCAAAGGTATTTTAGAAATTATCGGTGTCCGCGAACTCACTGGACAAGATGCAGATCAAGGAATTTGGGCCCGTGTTCAAGACGCTATGGCTGCGGTAAGTGGCGTAGTAGGTAGTGCTGTTACCCAAAATAGTGACAAAAAGGATCTGAATATCCAAGATGCCATTCGCCTGGATCACAGCAAGGTAAATACCCTGTTCACCGAACTGCTCAAAAGCAACGATCCACAAAAGATCCAAGAATACTTCGGTCAAATTTATAAGGATCTAACTGCTCACGCCGAAGCTGAAGAGGAAGTTGTATACCCAAGAGTCCGTGCTTTCTACGGTCAAGACAACACCCAAGAGCTTTATAACGAACAAGCCCATGCAAAGCAAGCATTAGAGGAAATTAAGGCCATTAGCCCCTCTTCACCCCAATTCAAAGAGAAAGCAAAACAGCTGTTTGATGAACTTGGCGATCATATTCGTCAAGAAGAAACCACTTTGTTTGCTGCAATTCGTAACAACTTGAGTACTGAGCAAAGTGAGCAAATTGCTACAGAATTCAAAGCTGCTAAGACCCGCATTCAACAAAAGCTAGGTGTTGTTAAAGAAGCGAATGTGTAG
- a CDS encoding M20 family metallopeptidase, with the protein MLTHIKDSAAKLAPRLIEIRRHIHSHPELSGQEYQTAAFVAGVLSSSGLHVQEGVGKTGVVGELQGTSPNDRLLAIRTDMDALPIQESTNLEYSSRADGVMHACGHDVHTTVGLGTAMVLSQIAEELGGKVRFLFQPAEEIAQGANWMVKDGAMENVSAVLGVHVFPSIPAGSIGVRYGALTAAADDLEILIMGESGHGARPHEAIDAIWIACQVITALQQAISRTQNPLRPVVLSIGKINGGRAPNIIADKVQLLGTVRSLHPETRAHLPNWIENIVSNVCHTYGANYQVNYRQGVPSVQNDYALTQLLQSAAEEAWSSDRVQVLPEPSLGAEDFSMYLEHAPGSMFRLGVGYQERIINHPLHHPQFEVDESAIITGVVTMAYAAYKYCQQNF; encoded by the coding sequence ATGCTTACTCATATTAAAGACTCAGCAGCCAAATTAGCGCCTCGCTTAATTGAAATTCGCCGCCACATTCACTCTCACCCAGAACTCAGTGGTCAGGAGTACCAAACAGCAGCTTTCGTAGCTGGTGTTTTGTCTTCCAGCGGTTTGCACGTACAAGAGGGAGTTGGCAAAACGGGCGTAGTAGGAGAACTTCAAGGCACTAGCCCAAATGACCGTTTATTGGCAATTCGCACTGATATGGATGCTTTGCCAATTCAAGAAAGCACCAATTTAGAATATTCCTCTCGCGCAGATGGTGTTATGCATGCTTGTGGTCATGATGTCCACACCACAGTGGGATTAGGAACGGCAATGGTGCTGTCCCAAATAGCAGAAGAGTTGGGTGGAAAAGTGCGGTTTTTATTTCAGCCAGCTGAAGAAATTGCTCAAGGGGCAAACTGGATGGTGAAAGATGGGGCGATGGAAAACGTCTCAGCTGTATTAGGGGTTCATGTTTTTCCTTCTATACCCGCAGGATCTATTGGTGTGCGTTATGGGGCATTGACAGCCGCCGCCGATGATTTAGAGATTTTGATTATGGGAGAATCTGGGCATGGGGCGCGTCCTCATGAGGCTATTGATGCGATTTGGATTGCTTGCCAAGTTATTACTGCACTGCAACAAGCTATCAGCCGGACGCAGAATCCTTTGCGCCCTGTAGTATTGAGTATAGGGAAGATTAATGGTGGGAGAGCGCCCAATATAATTGCTGATAAAGTGCAGTTATTGGGAACCGTGCGATCGCTACATCCCGAAACTCGCGCTCATCTCCCTAATTGGATTGAAAATATTGTATCTAATGTTTGCCATACTTACGGAGCAAACTATCAAGTCAATTATCGCCAGGGCGTACCCAGTGTTCAAAATGATTACGCCTTGACGCAATTGTTACAATCAGCCGCAGAAGAAGCCTGGAGTAGCGATCGCGTTCAAGTTTTACCCGAACCCTCTCTTGGTGCTGAAGATTTTTCTATGTATTTGGAACACGCCCCCGGTTCGATGTTTCGCTTGGGTGTAGGCTACCAAGAAAGAATCATTAACCACCCATTACACCATCCCCAATTTGAAGTTGATGAATCTGCCATTATTACTGGGGTTGTAACTATGGCTTATGCGGCTTACAAATACTGTCAGCAAAATTTTTAA
- a CDS encoding pentapeptide repeat-containing protein gives MKLKIVATVVLLACFGFAEQSLALNQLDLDQLKATSACPRCNLSGADLTQLNLTGANLRGADLSSAALSKANLTNADLTGANLENAILNSANLNGASLTGANLKAASLENADLSYAGFISANLEAANLKGAKLEFTNFRGANFRLTTLANGVVTSDMPYNWSLERQKSRECNHFKPENTPGTTCYSK, from the coding sequence ATGAAACTTAAGATTGTTGCTACCGTCGTCCTGTTAGCTTGTTTCGGGTTTGCAGAGCAGAGCCTTGCCTTAAACCAGCTAGATTTGGATCAGTTAAAAGCAACAAGTGCCTGTCCTCGGTGTAATTTGAGTGGTGCCGATCTAACTCAACTGAATCTAACTGGAGCCAATTTGCGAGGTGCTGACTTGAGTAGTGCAGCATTATCTAAAGCTAATCTTACCAATGCCGATCTCACAGGTGCAAATTTAGAAAATGCGATTCTGAATTCAGCAAATCTCAATGGTGCTTCCTTAACAGGTGCAAATTTGAAAGCAGCATCTCTAGAAAATGCCGATTTATCTTATGCCGGTTTCATCAGTGCGAATTTGGAAGCAGCAAACTTAAAAGGTGCCAAATTAGAATTTACTAATTTTCGGGGGGCTAACTTCCGACTAACAACTCTGGCTAATGGTGTCGTCACCTCCGATATGCCTTATAACTGGTCGTTAGAGCGTCAAAAAAGCAGAGAATGTAACCATTTCAAACCCGAAAATACTCCAGGCACAACCTGTTATTCAAAATAA
- a CDS encoding serine/threonine protein kinase, translating to MSHITQSAVHCINPDCQRPYPQPWGNKFCNSCGAPLELLDRYVPLQPLGSGGFAQIYTVWDEKTQTEKVLKVLVEDSPKALELFTQEAAVLSSLQHPGVPAVDAEGYFQVQLFNPKTHQLPCLVMEKINGRTLEEILKKFPQGCPESLVVNWFAQAVQILQELHKRQIIHRDIKPSNLMLGTSSPTVSLPQGQTEGDRLVLIDFGGAKQFSASKLRSQSSSTRLFSSGYSPPEQVSGSIVGPSADFYALGRTVIELLTGKYPLELEDQQTGKLRWRTAVNVNPELADLLDEMVQEDVRSRPANAVMIQKRLAKIAQPLPPPGLFAQLRDKIKLASTQVSQKFTLLTQAIEQVLANFSQAVTKTVIFIGQTIIKILQACLATIWAMILAYVGACFGAIAGFILAYHTSLGHQVVEFISSQLNQLVPNTQPVFGADILVFIAAGWGTAWGLTVSGCFGQRRRFLVASLMGMISYGFGWLILQLITPKDSGEGLVAVILVGVSLLTLSLGLRSHHIVYAVFAAFGSAIAYAFLIILRLAPPIFQFSNHPAWSELQLPLIFFGSVGFFISFWLAVSYYLIVPGLRFLGWR from the coding sequence GTGTCCCACATCACTCAGAGTGCGGTTCACTGCATAAATCCTGATTGTCAACGTCCTTATCCTCAGCCTTGGGGAAACAAATTTTGCAACAGCTGTGGCGCACCGCTAGAGTTGTTAGACCGCTATGTTCCACTTCAGCCATTAGGTTCGGGAGGATTTGCTCAAATTTACACGGTTTGGGATGAAAAAACTCAAACCGAGAAAGTACTGAAAGTATTGGTAGAAGATTCACCAAAGGCACTAGAGTTATTTACCCAAGAAGCGGCGGTTTTATCGAGTTTGCAGCATCCAGGTGTCCCCGCAGTCGATGCCGAAGGATATTTTCAGGTACAACTCTTTAACCCCAAAACGCATCAACTGCCTTGTCTAGTAATGGAAAAAATCAATGGGCGGACTTTAGAGGAGATATTAAAAAAGTTTCCCCAAGGCTGTCCAGAGAGTTTGGTTGTAAACTGGTTTGCTCAAGCTGTACAGATTTTACAAGAATTACACAAACGTCAGATTATTCACCGGGATATTAAACCTTCTAATTTAATGCTGGGCACGTCTTCGCCCACTGTAAGCCTACCTCAAGGGCAAACAGAGGGCGATCGCTTGGTACTAATTGATTTTGGCGGAGCAAAACAATTTAGCGCCTCTAAACTTCGTTCTCAGTCTAGTTCCACCCGATTATTTTCTTCTGGCTACAGTCCACCAGAACAAGTGAGTGGAAGTATTGTCGGGCCCAGTGCCGATTTTTATGCCCTTGGTCGAACCGTGATTGAACTACTAACAGGCAAATATCCGCTAGAGTTAGAAGACCAGCAAACGGGGAAATTGCGATGGCGAACGGCGGTAAATGTCAACCCGGAACTAGCAGATTTGCTGGATGAGATGGTGCAGGAAGATGTGCGATCGCGTCCAGCAAATGCAGTTATGATTCAAAAACGCTTGGCAAAGATTGCTCAACCATTACCGCCGCCAGGATTATTTGCCCAACTGCGAGACAAGATAAAGCTTGCCTCAACACAAGTTTCCCAGAAATTTACACTGCTAACACAAGCTATTGAACAAGTTTTAGCTAACTTTAGCCAAGCTGTAACTAAAACCGTTATTTTTATCGGTCAGACAATCATCAAAATTTTGCAAGCTTGTTTAGCGACAATTTGGGCGATGATCTTGGCTTATGTTGGCGCTTGTTTTGGTGCGATCGCTGGTTTTATTTTGGCCTATCACACCAGCTTGGGGCATCAAGTTGTCGAATTTATTTCGAGTCAGCTAAACCAATTAGTGCCAAATACTCAACCCGTCTTCGGGGCAGATATTTTGGTATTCATCGCCGCCGGTTGGGGAACCGCTTGGGGACTGACAGTATCTGGGTGTTTTGGTCAACGGCGGCGGTTTTTAGTTGCGTCGCTGATGGGGATGATTAGCTATGGCTTCGGCTGGTTGATTTTACAATTAATCACACCAAAAGATAGCGGCGAGGGCTTAGTGGCAGTGATTTTAGTAGGAGTTTCCCTACTCACCTTGAGCTTAGGACTTCGTAGCCATCATATAGTTTACGCCGTGTTCGCTGCCTTTGGTAGTGCGATCGCCTACGCATTTTTGATTATTTTGAGGTTAGCACCTCCGATCTTCCAATTTTCTAATCACCCAGCCTGGTCAGAGTTACAGTTACCTCTGATTTTTTTTGGCTCTGTAGGCTTCTTTATCAGCTTCTGGTTAGCAGTAAGTTACTACCTAATTGTCCCTGGATTGCGCTTTTTAGGGTGGCGATGA
- the rpsU gene encoding 30S ribosomal protein S21: MTQVIVGDNEHIESALRRFKREVSKAGIFPDMRKHRHFETPLEKRKRKEVAKHRQSKRSFRN; encoded by the coding sequence ATGACCCAAGTAATTGTAGGTGACAATGAACACATTGAGTCAGCCTTACGAAGATTTAAGCGAGAAGTTTCCAAGGCTGGAATTTTTCCAGACATGAGAAAACATCGTCATTTTGAAACACCCCTAGAAAAACGCAAGCGCAAAGAAGTTGCCAAGCACAGACAGAGTAAGAGAAGTTTTCGTAATTAA
- a CDS encoding RNA recognition motif domain-containing protein, whose protein sequence is MSIYVGNLSYEVTQEDLSGIFAEYGTVKRVQVPTDRETGRPRGFAFVEMGSEAEESAAIEALDGAEWMGRDLKVNKAKPKEDRGDRGSFGGNRGGGYGGGGGGRGGRY, encoded by the coding sequence ATGTCAATTTATGTAGGTAACCTCTCTTATGAAGTTACACAAGAAGATTTAAGTGGTATTTTTGCAGAATATGGTACTGTAAAGCGCGTTCAAGTACCTACTGACCGTGAAACAGGTCGTCCGCGAGGCTTTGCTTTTGTAGAAATGGGAAGTGAAGCGGAAGAATCAGCTGCCATTGAAGCTCTCGACGGTGCTGAGTGGATGGGTCGCGATCTGAAAGTGAATAAGGCTAAACCAAAAGAAGATAGAGGCGATCGAGGTTCCTTTGGTGGGAACCGAGGAGGAGGCTACGGCGGCGGCGGTGGCGGGCGCGGCGGACGCTACTAA
- a CDS encoding class I SAM-dependent methyltransferase, translated as MTEKTVKLIEGNLLPKGDYVSSGFSTIQPDSCFPYITLGNKYDSFWLYLRRDINHNWYVDKRQKGVGFVSRDEAHILYNTALKFQGKKALEIGCWMGWSACHLALGGVELDVIDPMLSEQLFNESVTESLKLAGVKESVNLIPGYSPQKVAEIANKFQRKWSLIFIDGNHEAPAPLNDAIICEQIAEADALILFHDLASPDVAQGLDYLKEKGWNTMVYQTMQIMGVAWRGNVEPVIHQPDAQIDWHLPPHLKDYFVSGSIPSVTKDKFGAILRVLRPYTLLSEAKLFSLYSQAQQVYCYLFWLPKMLRQAIARIKPIKGN; from the coding sequence ATGACTGAAAAAACAGTAAAACTGATTGAAGGAAACTTATTGCCAAAAGGAGATTATGTTTCGTCAGGATTTTCCACTATCCAGCCAGATTCATGCTTTCCCTATATAACTTTAGGAAATAAATATGATTCTTTTTGGCTTTACTTGCGGCGGGATATTAATCATAACTGGTATGTGGATAAACGACAAAAAGGTGTAGGATTTGTCAGCAGAGATGAAGCTCATATTCTATATAATACGGCCTTAAAATTTCAAGGGAAAAAAGCTTTAGAAATAGGTTGTTGGATGGGTTGGTCAGCTTGTCATTTGGCTTTAGGAGGAGTAGAGCTAGATGTAATCGATCCGATGCTATCCGAACAATTATTTAATGAAAGCGTCACGGAGTCGCTAAAGTTGGCAGGTGTTAAGGAATCTGTGAATCTAATCCCAGGATATAGCCCTCAAAAAGTAGCAGAAATAGCAAATAAATTTCAACGTAAATGGTCATTGATATTTATAGACGGTAATCACGAAGCACCAGCCCCTCTTAATGATGCAATTATTTGCGAACAAATTGCAGAAGCCGATGCTTTAATTTTGTTTCATGACTTGGCTTCTCCCGACGTAGCTCAAGGCTTAGACTACTTAAAAGAGAAAGGATGGAACACAATGGTGTATCAGACTATGCAAATCATGGGAGTTGCATGGCGAGGAAATGTTGAACCTGTAATACATCAGCCAGATGCTCAAATTGATTGGCATTTACCTCCACATTTAAAAGATTATTTTGTTAGCGGTTCCATTCCAAGTGTGACCAAAGATAAATTTGGAGCAATTCTCAGAGTCCTTCGACCATATACTTTATTAAGTGAAGCAAAGTTATTCTCACTTTATAGCCAGGCACAACAAGTATATTGTTATCTTTTTTGGCTGCCAAAAATGTTACGACAAGCGATCGCTAGAATCAAACCTATCAAAGGCAACTAA
- a CDS encoding HAD family hydrolase, translating to MFRHQNIPALSEVSSTSLSNIRLIATDMDGTLTRRGKFTPALLQALEDLAASDIKVLIVTGRSAGWVSGLSAIMPVAGAIAENGGLYFPPENLEPVVLTAISDLAQHRQRLAMTFERLQTKFPRIQESADNRFRLTDWTFDVAGLSQDELQTLDSLCQQMDWGFTYSNVQCHIKPQGQDKAVGLLQVLREYLPHYSPEQIVTVGDSPNDESLFDRRYFPLSVGVANVLEYVNQLKYQPAYITSAAEGEGFCELSSYILKSLNIPS from the coding sequence ATGTTCAGACACCAGAACATCCCTGCCCTGTCTGAGGTTTCATCTACAAGCTTGAGCAATATTCGTCTGATAGCCACAGATATGGATGGCACATTAACCAGACGAGGAAAATTTACTCCTGCACTACTGCAAGCCTTAGAGGATCTAGCTGCATCTGACATTAAGGTGCTGATTGTTACAGGACGTTCTGCTGGGTGGGTGAGTGGATTGAGTGCGATTATGCCAGTAGCAGGTGCGATCGCAGAAAATGGCGGTTTGTACTTTCCACCTGAAAACCTGGAACCAGTAGTCTTAACAGCCATTTCTGATTTAGCTCAACATCGTCAGCGCTTGGCTATGACTTTTGAGAGATTACAAACTAAATTTCCTCGAATCCAAGAATCTGCTGATAATCGCTTTCGTCTCACCGACTGGACTTTTGATGTAGCTGGTTTGAGTCAAGACGAATTACAAACCCTAGATAGTCTTTGTCAACAAATGGATTGGGGATTTACCTATAGCAACGTGCAGTGTCACATTAAACCCCAAGGGCAAGATAAAGCTGTAGGATTATTGCAGGTGTTGCGCGAATATTTACCTCACTACTCACCAGAACAAATTGTCACCGTTGGCGATAGCCCCAATGATGAAAGTTTATTCGATCGGCGTTATTTTCCTCTTTCTGTAGGCGTGGCAAACGTGCTGGAATATGTGAATCAGTTGAAATATCAACCTGCTTATATTACCAGTGCTGCCGAAGGAGAAGGATTTTGTGAGTTATCTAGTTATATTTTGAAAAGCTTGAACATTCCAAGTTAG
- a CDS encoding Uma2 family endonuclease, with the protein MTATLPVGIESEIFYPSADGQPVAETYDHLYALLTTLEVLKQYLADRQATVLGNQFLYYAQGFPRLRVAPDVMVIFDVAAGGRDNYKIWEEGQVPTVIFEMTSFGTKGQDEIFKKTLYEQLGVKEYWLFDPKGEWVKQQLRGYRLRGEVYEPIQDGRSEPLQLRLVIEGRLIGFYREDTGEKLLIPDELVQVLRQEVLARQQAEALAEQERQRAEQERQRAEQAELQIEQLKARLRSLNVDPDK; encoded by the coding sequence ATGACAGCTACTTTACCTGTTGGTATCGAATCAGAAATTTTCTACCCCAGCGCTGATGGTCAACCAGTGGCAGAAACCTACGACCACCTTTATGCCTTGCTCACTACTTTGGAAGTCCTAAAACAGTATCTGGCAGATCGTCAGGCAACAGTATTAGGAAATCAATTTCTTTATTATGCACAAGGCTTTCCCAGGTTGCGGGTAGCCCCAGATGTGATGGTGATTTTTGATGTTGCAGCCGGCGGTCGAGACAACTATAAAATCTGGGAAGAGGGTCAAGTACCCACGGTTATTTTTGAAATGACATCCTTTGGTACTAAGGGACAAGATGAAATTTTCAAAAAGACTCTCTATGAGCAGCTAGGTGTCAAAGAATACTGGCTGTTTGACCCTAAAGGTGAGTGGGTGAAACAACAGCTACGTGGCTATCGCCTACGGGGAGAAGTCTACGAACCCATACAGGATGGACGCAGTGAACCGCTACAACTGCGCTTGGTGATTGAAGGAAGGTTAATTGGGTTTTATCGAGAGGATACAGGAGAAAAATTACTCATCCCTGATGAACTTGTACAGGTTTTACGGCAAGAAGTATTAGCAAGGCAGCAAGCAGAAGCATTGGCAGAACAGGAACGCCAACGGGCAGAACAAGAACGCCAAAGAGCAGAACAGGCCGAATTGCAGATAGAACAATTAAAGGCAAGGTTGCGATCGCTCAATGTAGACCCTGATAAGTAG